Proteins encoded by one window of Torulaspora delbrueckii CBS 1146 chromosome 2, complete genome:
- the TDEL0B01530 gene encoding uncharacterized protein (similar to Saccharomyces cerevisiae YDR249C; ancestral locus Anc_8.483) — protein MGYTVIGYPSRAHKRKKHVRQCHILPSDDRLVRDTASPSVGVQEVERPTSPLKRPRSLQDLPVEIIQRIFVLTQDANLMRSLNTYFNHNLQLTDSLLHEMYKTYMYDPVADGFIPRASCPEYNNVILSTALFHNEAVMSYLERNSSLLCEVWTYLDEELIDHRYSRPETKASIQRSLQLAKDGTLGDFPRSFYEKFGRYLTLQSLLLHLSHHYVLYEPFRFMEDFFRWVFTTFTSVVKDYGDILDVLDTVYEIGRRFIPETYEGSSPLVTLIELLFESDRPLEVQTYADKLALNSKDSDSPFIEKSKLRGRVDSRVLIIEQVVQFYYTKEHIYPCLSDYDLWSAIRRINNMKLIQVIEKYGGQPQYSLFT, from the coding sequence ATGGGTTATACTGTGATAGGCTACCCTAGCAGGGCTCACAAAAGGAAGAAACATGTTCGTCAGTGTCACATATTGCCTAGTGATGATCGGTTGGTGAGAGATACGGCCAGCCCCAGTGTAGGTGTGCAGGAGGTTGAACGTCCGACGAGCCCATTAAAAAGGCCAAGAAGCTTGCAAGATTTGCCAGTCGAGATTATTCAACGCATATTTGTTTTAACTCAAGATGCTAACCTTATGCGATCTTTGAATACTTACTTTAATCataatcttcaattgacgGACTCATTGTTGCATGAAATGTACAAGACATACATGTACGACCCAGTAGCCGATGGATTCATTCCAAGAGCTTCGTGCCCAGAGTATAACAATGTCATTTTGAGTACAGCACTGTTTCATAATGAAGCTGTTATGAGTTATTTGGAAAGGAACAGCAGCCTTTTATGCGAAGTTTGGACTTAtctcgatgaagaattgatcgatcATAGATATAGCAGACCAGAAACGAAAGCATCGATACAACGATCCCTCCAATTGGCTAAAGATGGAACATTGGGTGACTTCCCTCGAAGCTTctatgaaaaatttggtcgCTATCTCACTTTGCAATCATTGCTGCTACACTTGAGTCACCACTACGTCTTATATGAACCTTTTCGATTTATGGAGGATTTCTTTAGATGGGTATTCACGACATTTACGTCAGTAGTTAAAGATTATGGAGACATTTTGGATGTGCTGGATACAGTCTACGAAATTGGTCGAAGATTTATCCCAGAGACCTATGAAGGATCATCACCGTTAGTGACGCTCATTGAACTTTTGTTCGAGAGCGACCGTCCCTTAGAGGTACAAACGTACGCTGATAAACTCGCACTCAACTCGAAAGACTCAGATAGCCCATTTATTGAGAAATCTAAGCTCAGGGGTCGCGTGGATTCCAGAGTTCTCATAATCGAACAAGTCGTTCAATTCTATTATACCAAAGAGCATATATATCCATGTCTTTCCGACTACGACCTCTGGAGTGCTATCCGCCGAATAAACAACATGAAGTTGATTCAAGTAATTGAGAAATATGGCGGTCAACCTCAGTATAGTCTTTTCACTTGA
- the PHO85 gene encoding cyclin-dependent serine/threonine-protein kinase PHO85 (similar to Saccharomyces cerevisiae PHO85 (YPL031C); ancestral locus Anc_8.482), with amino-acid sequence MTSSSQFKQLEKLGNGTYATVYKGLNKTTGVYVALKEVKLDSEEGTPSTAIREISLMKELKHENIVRLYDVIHTENKLTLVFEYMDNDLKKYMDSRTVGNNPQGLELSLVKYFHWQLLEGVSFCHESKILHRDLKPQNLLINNKGQLKLGDFGLARAFGIPVNTFSSEVVTLWYRAPDVLMGSRTYSTSIDMWSCGCILAEMITGKPLFPGTNDEEQLKLIFEIMGTPNESTWSGVSSLPKYNPNFSQKLPRDLRTILQPHTKEPLDDNLINLLHGLLQLNPDMRLSAKQALHHPWFAEYYQHP; translated from the exons Atgacatcttcttcgca GttcaagcaattggaaaaattgggGAATGGTACTTATGCTACCGTTTACAAGGGATTAAATAAAACTACTGGGGTATATGTGGCGTTGAAAGAGGTTAAATTGGACTCTGAAGAAGGTACGCCATCAACGGCCATTCGTGAGATCTCGTTGATGAAAGAGCTTAAACATGAAAATATCGTTCGACTATATGATGTTATCCATACCGAGAACAAGTTGACATTGGTCTTTGAATATATGGATAATGATCTTAAGAAATATATGGACTCCCGCACTGTGGGAAATAATCCGCAGGGGCTGGAACTAAGCCTTGTAAAATATTTCCACTGGCAACTGCTGGAAGGTGTGTCTTTTTGCCATGAAAGTAAGATCCTACATCGTGATTTGAAACCACAGAATTTGTTGATCAATAATAAAGGACAATTGAAGCTTGGTGATTTTGGTCTGGCTCGTGCCTTTGGTATCCCGGTGAATACTTTCTCTAGTGAAGTAGTAACGTTGTGGTATAGAGCGCCAGATGTGCTTATGGGTTCAAGAACGTATTCCACATCGATTGATATGTGGTCCTGTGGATGTATTTTGGCAGAAATGATAACGGGGAAGCCATTGTTTCCTGGTACCAATGACGAggaacaattgaaattgatttttGAGATAATGGGGACACCAAACGAATCTACATGGTCGGGTGTTTCTTCGCTGCCTAAGTATaatccaaatttctcaCAAAAACTACCCAGGGATTTGAGGACAATTTTGCAACCGCATACGAAGGAACCACTGGACGACAACTTAATTAACCTCCTGCATGGTCTTTTACAATTGAACCCTGATATGAGACTTAGTGCTAAGCAGGCTCTGCATCATCCATGGTTCGCAGAATATTACCAACATCCGTAA
- the TRM44 gene encoding tRNA (uracil) methyltransferase (similar to Saccharomyces cerevisiae YPL030W; ancestral locus Anc_8.481): MGTVNLGAQRDGFQFDAKKDRVLGDRWYSMYSTREPVKFKQEHFEIAMMNVIREPNINSSAILRADILSKVTYKYGGPDVVVKESKCNESQVAYPEAKKLNIDDLQVREVKTSADLDLRIVEKIVRRIVPRNPYKDAIMNQTCLVMRSPAKYPDSSLIVYTPHLNAEDECPFYIPHVKTVGILLHEGILSVHYIPFHNGELLQDESQRVVRTAWRLLQTANKHSTGVMQGYEKRVNHDQVVDKVKFQNRYINLKKQYSKFLVDNWAESTDPTKHVFEDIAIAAFLIELWHKINGPDCKDKMQFRDLGCGNGVLCYILIREGFKGVGIDARHRKSWAIYPNEVQACLKEQVIVPSLLVRPHPDVKKRAPHLEHNGGLFPVKVAHEVIAPATVVYTSEDLLRSPQVNVAEFGPNTFIIGNHSDELTCWIPLLGYPFMVIPCCSHNFSGQRVRFNVRKSTSKGSSKVLANSTYAGLVDHVSYIAERVGWKVEKEMLRIPSTRNAALIGYENPSLSQFPTQEVYDTIIADGGPDGWIQNTMALMTRSPRNH, from the coding sequence ATGGGTACAGTAAATTTGGGAGCCCAGCGTGATGGGTTTCAGTTTGACGCGAAGAAAGATAGAGTACTTGGCGATAGATGGTACTCAATGTACTCGACTCGAGAGCCCGTAAAGTTTAAACAGgaacattttgaaattgctaTGATGAATGTCATCAGAGAGCCCAATATCAATTCCTCGGCTATCCTCAGAGCCGATATTTTAAGCAAAGTCACATATAAATATGGAGGACCTGATGTAGTGGTGAAAGAGTCGAAATGTAACGAATCACAAGTTGCATACCCCGAGGCAAAGAAACTgaatattgatgatttgcAAGTGCGGGAGGTCAAGACATCGGCAGACCTGGATTTACGGATTGTAGAGAAGATTGTTCGGAGAATTGTGCCTAGGAATCCATACAAGGATGCGATCATGAATCAAACCTGCTTAGTGATGAGAAGCCCCGCGAAATATCCCGATAGCTCTTTGATCGTTTATACACCTCATTTGAATGCGGAGGACGAATGCCCATTTTATATTCCACATGTAAAGACCGTGGGAATTTTGCTTCATGAAGGTATTCTCTCTGTGCACTACATACCATTCCACAACGGAGAATTGTTGCAAGATGAATCTCAGAGAGTGGTAAGGACCGCGTGGAGGCTTCTTCAGACGGCTAATAAGCATTCCACTGGGGTAATGCAAGGTTATGAAAAGAGGGTGAATCACGACCAAGTGGTTGATAAGGTTAAATTCCAAAACCGATACATtaacttgaagaaacaatattccaaatttttggtGGATAATTGGGCCGAGTCTACTGATCCAACAAAGCACGTATTCGAAGACATTGCAATTGCTGCGTTCCTGATAGAGTTATGGCATAAGATAAACGGACCAGATTGCAAGGATAAGATGCAGTTTAGAGATTTGGGTTGTGGAAATGGTGTTTTATGTTATATTTTGATAAGAGAAGGTTTCAAAGGTGTAGGTATCGATGCAAGACACCGTAAGTCATGGGCAATTTATCCCAACGAAGTTCAAGCATGTTTAAAAGAACAGGTAATTGTgccttctcttcttgtgcgCCCGCATCCTGATGTCAAGAAAAGGGCACCTCACCTTGAGCATAACGGCGGGTTGTTTCCTGTAAAAGTCGCACACGAGGTTATAGCACCTGCCACTGTAGTATACACTAGTGAAGACTTACTTCGTTCACCGCAAGTTAACGTTGCCGAGTTTGGCCCAAACACATTCATTATTGGAAACCATTCCGACGAACTCACTTGCTGGATCCCACTATTAGGTTATCCCTTCATGGTAATACCTTGCTGCTCACACAATTTTTCTGGTCAAAGAGTACGCTTTAACGTTAGGAAATCGACCTCCAAAGGTAGCTCAAAAGTTTTAGCTAACAGCACGTACGCTGGCCTTGTGGATCATGTCAGCTATATAGCTGAACGTGTAGGATGGAAAGTGGAGAAGGAAATGTTGAGAATACCCAGCACTAGAAACGCAGCTCTCATAGGGTATGAAAACCCCAGTTTGAGTCAGTTTCCAACGCAAGAGGTGTATGATACGATAATAGCAGACGGAGGGCCAGATGGCTGGATACAGAATACAATGGCCCTGATGACAAGAAGCCCCAGGAATCATTGA
- the SUV3 gene encoding ATP-dependent RNA helicase SUV3 (similar to Saccharomyces cerevisiae SUV3 (YPL029W); ancestral locus Anc_8.480), producing MLKRLAFYRKSSSSLIRWIGYAGYHHGGASARVFEDKNWLVQRPSLSNLPKTEISQATSIQFKFSVNNFKSPYRNLQFKDLLDKSIQHMYNEKVTAEGGDLKNHTWLKLRDYIYQQLGDSEIEKKVKDYDPSLQQTLRPTKPGSVIPQLMKLDQIDDSTWAHILSKEGEITAQDKFYYILCQMFDYIHDQQTVPMMTNTQDTSGSHDVDISNPTEWFPEARKMKRHIIMHIGPTNSGKTYQALQKLKKADRGYYAGPLRLLAREIYDRFQEEGVRCNLLTGEEVIQDLDVAGNPAGITSGTVEMVPLTQNFDVVVLDEIQMMADLDRGWAWTHALLGARAREIHVCGEKSTLPVIRKIAEMAGDKLTVNEYERLGQLQVEPKALNKGLKSLRKGDCVVAFSKKKILDLKLKIEKETSLKVAVIYGSLPPETRIQQANLFNTGDYDVLVASDAIGMGLNLSIDRIVFTTNVKFNGLELVDLTSSNIKQIGGRAGRFKANADGGEIPKGYITALDPRVLKSVRQGIEAPIKYLSSAVIWPTDVICARIMIKFPPKTPPSTLLKTIALQLEQRSDRLFTLSDLKNRLNVLQVFEHMDSIPFLEKLRLSNAPVKDLTLVKRAFYQFCQTIAKRQTRGLLSYPFPFEVLDYRCIADEKFTLELYESLYNIIMIYFWLSNRYPSFFIDLESARDMKYFCEMIIFEKLDRIKKNPYDKKRPGINSMGSNYLQRSPNKRRTTNRYRK from the coding sequence ATGCTCAAGCGATTGGCCTTCTACCGAAAAAGTAGCTCTTCGTTGATCCGGTGGATAGGTTATGCTGGCTACCATCATGGTGGAGCGTCAGCTCgagtttttgaagataaaaaTTGGCTAGTACAGAGGCCATCATTGTCTAATCTGCCGAAAACTGAGATTTCACAAGCGACCTCAATACAGTTTAAGTTCTCAGTTAACAATTTCAAGTCTCCCTATAGAAATTTACAATTCAAGGATCTCCTGGACAAATCAATTCAGCATATGTACAATGAAAAGGTAACGGCAGAGGGAGGAGATTTAAAAAATCATACATGGCTGAAACTTCGAGATTACATATACCAGCAACTTGGGGATTCTGAAAtcgagaagaaagtgaaagatTACGATCCTTCGTTGCAGCAAACCCTGAGACCAACTAAGCCGGGTTCAGTTATTCcgcaattgatgaaattagatcaaattgatgactCCACTTGGGCTCACATACTGAGTAAGGAAGGTGAGATAACCGCACAGGACAAATTCTATTATATTTTGTGCCAGATGTTCGATTATATTCACGACCAACAGACAGTTCCAATGATGACAAACACCCAAGATACTAGTGGATCGCACGATGTAGATATTTCAAATCCGACTGAATGGTTTCCCGAGGcaaggaagatgaaacGTCATATTATAATGCATATTGGGCCAACTAACTCCGGTAAGACTTACCAAGCACTTCAGAAACTTAAGAAGGCAGATCGTGGTTACTATGCTGGGCCTCTGAGATTACTTGCAAGAGAAATTTACGACAGATTTCAGGAAGAAGGTGTACGATGCAATTTGCTGACAGGCGAAGAGGTTATTCAGGACCTTGATGTCGCAGGAAATCCTGCAGGAATCACATCGGGAACTGTCGAAATGGTACCTCTAACGCAAAATTTTGATGTTGTGGTTCTGGACGAAATTCAGATGATGGCAGACTTGGACCGTGGTTGGGCCTGGACACATGCTTTACTGGGCGCCAGAGCTCGTGAGATACACGTTTGCGGTGAAAAGAGTACTTTACCAGTAATCAGGAAGATTGCGGAAATGGCCGGTGATAAATTGACTGTGAATGAGTATGAGAGATTGGGTCAGTTACAAGTAGAACCAAAAGCTTTAAATAAAGGTCTCAAAAGTTTACGCAAAGGTGATTGTGTTGTAGcattttcgaagaagaaaattctGGACTTGAAGCTTAAAATCGAAAAGGAAACGAGTTTGAAAGTGGCCGTGATTTATGGATCACTTCCTCCAGAGACAAGAATCCAACAagccaatcttttcaacaccGGTGATTATGACGTGCTGGTTGCGTCCGACGCGATTGGTATGGGACTTAACTTATCAATCGACAGGATTGTCTTTACTACGAACGTTAAGTTTAATGGATTAGAATTGGTAGATTTGACGTCTTCCAATATCAAACAAATCGGTGGTAGAGCTGGAAGGTTCAAAGCAAATGCCGACGGCGGCGAAATTCCCAAAGGCTATATTACGGCCCTCGACCCTCGAGTGCTTAAGTCGGTAAGGCAAGGGATTGAAGCACCGATCAAATATCTCAGCAGCGCAGTCATATGGCCTACAGACGTTATTTGTGCTAGAATTATGATCAAGTTCCCTCCCAAAACACCACCTAGTACGCTACTGAAGACCATTGCACTGCAATTGGAGCAAAGATCGGACAGACTCTTTACACTTTCAGATTTAAAGAACAGACTTAATGTCCTGCAGGTCTTCGAACACATGGACAGTATACCATTTTTAGAAAAACTTCGACTCAGTAACGCACCAGTCAAGGACCTAACGTTGGTCAAGAGAGCATTTTACCAATTCTGCCAAACCATTGCCAAGAGACAAACAAGAGGTTTACTGTCATACCCATTCCCATTCGAAGTTCTCGATTATCGATGCATCGCGGATGAAAAATTTACCTTGGAGCTCTATGAATCCCTTTATAACATCATTATGATCTACTTCTGGCTGAGTAACAGATATCcgagcttcttcatcgaccTGGAGTCCGCAAGAGACATGAAGTATTTCTGTGAGATGATCATTTTTGAGAAGCTCGATCgcatcaagaagaatccaTACGACAAAAAAAGACCCGGAATAAATTCCATGGGATCAAACTACTTACAACGATCACCTAATAAAAGGAGGACTACCAACAGATACAGAAAATAA
- the ERG10 gene encoding acetyl-CoA C-acetyltransferase (similar to Saccharomyces cerevisiae ERG10 (YPL028W); ancestral locus Anc_8.479), translating to MSDNVYIVAAARTPVGSFQGSLSSKTAVELGAAAVKGALAKVPQLNPASDFDEIIFGNVLSANLGQAPARQVALTAGLDNHIVATTVNKVCASAMKSIILAAQTIKCGSADVVVAGGCESMTNTPYYMPAARSGARFGETKLVDGIQRDGLNDAYDNLAMGVHAEKCARDWKCSREDQDNFAIASYQKAQKAQKEGKFDQEIVPVTIKGFRGKPDTQVTKDEEPDKLNVEKLKSARTVFQKENGTVTAPNASPINDGGAAVILVSEKKLKELGLKPLAIVKGWGEGAHDPADFTWAPSLAVPKALKHAGIADINSVDFFEFNEAFSVVGLANTKILQIDPSKVNVYGGAVAIGHPLGCSGARVVVTLLSILQQEQGKVGVAAICNGGGGASSVVIERV from the coding sequence ATGTCTGATAACGTTTACATTGTAGCTGCCGCTAGAACTCCAGTTGGTTCATTCCAAGGTTCTCTATCTTCCAAGACAGCTGTTGAACTTGGTGCAGCTGCTGTGAAAGGTGCTTTGGCTAAAGTCCCTCAATTGAACCCAGCAAGcgattttgatgaaattatctTTGGTAATGTGCTATCTGCCAACTTGGGTCAAGCTCCCGCCAGGCAAGTCGCTCTAACCGCCGGTCTAGATAACCATATTGTTGCAACAACTGTGAACAAAGTGTGTGCTTCTGCTATGAAGAGTATCATTCTTGCTGCTCAAACAATAAAGTGCGGCAGTGCCGATGTCGTTGTTGCGGGTGGATGTGAATCGATGACCAACACTCCATACTACATGCCAGCTGCTCGTAGCGGTGCCAGATTTGGTGAAACTAAACTTGTGGACGGTATCCAAAGAGATGGTCTAAACGATGCTTATGACAATCTAGCCATGGGTGTCCATGCTGAGAAGTGCGCCCGTGACTGGAAGTGCTCTCGTGAAGATCAAGATAACTTTGCCATTGCATCATACCAAAAGGCCCAAAAAGCCCAGAAGGAAGGtaaatttgatcaagaaattgttcCTGTCACTATCAAAGGTTTCAGAGGTAAACCAGACACTCAGGTtaccaaagatgaagaaccagaCAAGTTGAATGtcgagaaattgaagtctGCCAGAActgttttccaaaaagaaAACGGTACTGTGACAGCTCCAAACGCTTCTCCTATCAATGATGGTGGTGCCGCAGTTATTCTTGTATCTGAGAAAAAGCTAAAAGAACTAGGTCTAAAACCATTGGCTATTGTCAAAGGTTGGGGTGAGGGTGCTCACGACCCAGCTGACTTCACATGGGCTCCATCTCTGGCTGTTCCAAAAGCTTTGAAGCACGCTGGAATCGCTGACATCAACTCTGTCGATTTCTTTGAGTTCAACGAAGCATTCTCTGTCGTCGGTTTGGCCAATACCAAGATCCTACAAATCGATCCAAGCAAGGTTAACGTCTATGGTGGTGCTGTTGCCATTGGTCACCCATTAGGTTGTTCCGGTGCCAGAGTCGTTGTCACTTTACTATCGATCctacaacaagaacaaggtAAGGTTGGTGTCGCCGCTATCTGTAACGGCGGTGGTGGTGCATCCTCCGTTGTCATCGAGAGAGTCTAG
- the TDEL0B01580 gene encoding gluconokinase (similar to Saccharomyces cerevisiae YDR248C; ancestral locus Anc_8.478), translated as MHPKVLVIAGTAGTGKSSVAELLVEHHIAKYPDMEFLEGDSLHPPANVQKMAEGIPLQDDDRWDWLRKVATLSSDSAQKHGLCIVTCSSLKKKYRDLIRTTCPETNFYFLFLYGEQAVILKRLEQRQGHFMKGSMMESQFRDLELPNSAEEPYCNIVNVDGKSFKQVEEEVLADVEKLLAH; from the coding sequence ATGCATCCAAAAGTGCTTGTAATCGCCGGTACAGCCGGTACTGGTAAATCATCTGTAGCCGAGCTGCTGGTTGAACATCACATTGCCAAATATCCAGATATGGAGTTCTTGGAGGGTGATTCTTTACATCCACCAGCCAATGTGCAAAAGATGGCGGAAGGTATTCCCTTGcaagatgatgatagaTGGGATTGGTTGAGAAAAGTCGCTACACTTTCATCCGATTCTGCTCAAAAGCATGGGCTATGTATAGTGACTTGCTCtagcttgaagaagaagtatAGGGACCTCATTAGGACTACTTGCCCTGAAACCAATTTCTATTTCCTTTTCCTCTACGGTGAACAAGCTgttatcttgaaaagacTTGAACAAAGGCAAGGTCATTTCATGAAAGGCAGTATGATGGAATCGCAGTTCAGAGATCTGGAATTGCCTAATTCTGCTGAGGAACCTTATTGCAATATTGTGAACGTCGATGGGAAAAGTTTTAAACaagtcgaagaagaagtattGGCTGACGTAGAAAAACTACTAGCGCACTAA
- the SKS1 gene encoding putative serine/threonine protein kinase SKS1 (similar to Saccharomyces cerevisiae VHS1 (YDR247W) and SKS1 (YPL026C); ancestral locus Anc_8.477), which yields MLTNCQINNFQITSQIGSGAYGLVFHAVDMITENEYAVKAVVKASSVSEVGKPTTQDNLKKSTVLQTQLYHYFKSFQNKLFLPSIDLDSIQKLSNAQLARAPHYKEIALHLKVHSHANIVTIHQVLESPLATFIVMDYYPRDLFTSIVDQKYFSSNGLLIKKVFLQLCSALDHCHHMGVYHCDIKPENILLDTDDTIYLCDFGLSTTCQYLAPNVCIGSSYYMAPERILYTNENTQDTTVTSFPTATGDIWSLGIILINLTCIRNPWLKAHQTEDNTFSYFTRDSNVLKKILPISDQLYRLVTRILQLNPYNRIDIRTLMSEVANITSFTNDNGPLSTVPKLSEELYNTFIIGDKGMSLKEILRSYHDDEDADERQSYDSYPSSSITSTPTDENTTPAAYAETTPYSSDVDEVVLKANKAIGINNSFMLDLQDDKPQQQNPQCSTLPLLQANLSTITNYSTSNVNADGFHWLPNYK from the coding sequence ATGTTGACTAATTGTCAGATAAATAATTTCCAGATAACTTCCCAGATAGGTTCTGGGGCCTATGGTTTGGTTTTCCATGCCGTGGATATGATTACAGAAAATGAGTATGCTGTTAAAGCAGTGGTTAAAGCAAGTTCAGTTAGTGAAGTTGGTAAACCTACTACACaggataatttgaaaaagagtaCAGTTTTACAAACTCAATTGTACCATTATTTCAAGTCATTCCAGAACAAGCTTTTCCTTCCTTCCATCGATTTGGATTCAATTCAGAAATTGAGCAATGCTCAATTGGCCAGAGCTCCTCATTATAAGGAGATTGCTTTGCATTTGAAAGTACATTCCCACGCAAATATTGTTACGATTCATCAGGTGCTTGAATCTCCATTGGCTACTTTTATTGTTATGGACTATTATCCAAGAGACTTGTTCACTTCAATTGTGGATCAGAAATATTTTAGTAGCAATGGGTTGCTTATCAAGAAAGTTTTTTTGCAACTTTGTTCTGCTTTAGATCATTGTCATCATATGGGGGTTTATCATTGTGATATTAAGCCAGAAAATATCTTGCTAGATACAGATGATACTATCTACTTGTGTGATTTTGGTCTTTCCACTACTTGCCAATATTTGGCACCCAACGTTTGCATCGGTTCTTCATACTATATGGCACCAGAGAGAATACTTTACACCAACGAGAACACTCAGGATACCACTGTGACGAGTTTCCCGACTGCAACCGGTGACATATGGTCACTAGGGATTATATTGATTAACTTGACCTGCATAAGAAATCCATGGTTAAAGGCCCATCAGACAGAAGATAACACATTCAGCTACTTCACTCGTGACTCAAacgttttgaagaagattctgCCGATATCCGACCAACTGTATCGGTTGGTTACAAGGATCTTACAATTGAATCCTTATAACAGGATAGATATAAGAACTCTGATGTCTGAAGTTGCCAATATCACTAGTTTCACCAATGATAACGGTCCCTTATCGACAGTTCCAAAACTTTCGGAAGAGCTTTACAATACTTTTATCATTGGCGATAAAGgtatgtctttgaaagaaatcttACGTTCTTATCATGACGATGAGGACGCGGATGAGAGGCAAAGCTATGACTCCTACCCCTCATCCTCCATCACTTCAACACCTACTGACGAAAATACTACTCCAGCTGCATATGCCGAGACTACTCCATACTCATCGGACGTCGATGAAGTAGTGCTGAAGGCCAACAAGGCAATCGGTATCAATAACAGCTTCAtgcttgatcttcaagacgATAAGCCACAGCAGCAAAATCCACAATGCAGTACGTTGCCCCTGTTGCAGGCCAATTTATCTACAATCACAAACTATTCCACAAGCAACGTAAACGCAGACGGTTTCCACTGGTTGCCTAACTACAAATAA
- the TRS23 gene encoding TRAPP subunit TRS23 (similar to Saccharomyces cerevisiae TRS23 (YDR246W); ancestral locus Anc_8.476), whose amino-acid sequence MAIKAILVINKSGGLVYHRNFSNEESLSSNDYLIIASTLHGAFAIASQLTPRAVQLGEASNAVDYTIPYIPYVGFPRSNANQNEKSRFSSNNVSITTSLGSFKGDDYFKEPFQSWNKSGIRQLCTDQFTMFIYQTMTGLKFIAISTQIPANVNNSDYPIISIQVADNLLRKIYCVYSDYVMKDPFYSMEMPIKSELFDQRVRQMVSNIA is encoded by the coding sequence ATGGCAATCAAAGCGATTTTAGTGATCAATAAGTCTGGGGGGCTAGTTTACCATCGTAATTTTTCGAACGAGGAGTCATTGAGCAGTAATGACTACCTAATCATCGCCAGTACTTTACATGGGGCCTTTGCAATAGCGAGTCAATTAACACCAAGAGCAGTACAGCTAGGCGAAGCTTCAAATGCAGTAGACTACACTATACCATACATCCCATATGTTGGGTTCCCGAGAAGCAATGCAAATCAGAATGAGAAGAGCCGATTCTCATCCAACAACGTTTCGATTACGACCTCTTTAGGAAGTTTTAAAGGGGATGACTATTTTAAAGAACCATTTCAAAGTTGGAACAAGAGTGGTATAAGGCAATTGTGCACTGATCAATTCACGATGTTCATATATCAAACGATGACAGGATTAAAATTTATTGCAATAAGTACGCAAATTCCAGCCAATGTGAACAACAGCGACTACCCAATCATTAGTATACAAGTGGCAGATAACCTActgagaaagatttacTGCGTTTACAGCGACTACGTGATGAAAGATCCGTTCTATTCGATGGAAATGCCAATAAAATCTGAATtatttgatcaaagagtGAGACAAATGGTATCGAATATAGCATAG